One Oryza glaberrima chromosome 11, OglaRS2, whole genome shotgun sequence genomic region harbors:
- the LOC127754443 gene encoding tropinone reductase homolog At5g06060-like, translating into MATASSINKRFSLAGATALVTGGSKGIGRAIVEELASFGATVHTCARNQAELSRCQEEWTAKGLAVTVSVCDVAVRADREALAGRVSAMFDGKLSILVNNAGTAYLKPAADLTPEETSRLMTTNFESCFHLSQLFYPLLKDSGRGSIVNISSVASVLAFHSLPIYSAAKGAMNQVTRNLACEWASDGIRVNSVAPGYIQTPLLTAFVAGNDFAQVEFNRLPLGRLGKPEDISSLVAFLCMPAASYITGQIICVDGGRMLS; encoded by the exons ATGGCCACTGCCAGCTCTATAAACAAGAGGTTTAGCCTCGCCGGTGCCACGGCGCTTGTCACCGGTGGCAGCAAAGGCATCGG CCGCGCCATCGTGGAAGAGCTGGCGAGCTTCGGCGCGACGGTGCACACCTGCGCTCGGAACCAGGCGGAGCTGAGCAGATGCCAGGAGGAGTGGACGGCCAAGGGCCTCGCCGTCACCGTCTCCGTCTGCGACGTGGCGGTGCGCGCCGACAGGGAGGCGCTCGCCGGCAGGGTGTCCGCCATGTTCGACGGCAAGCTCAGCATCCTG gtgAACAACGCTGGGACGGCGTACCTGAAGCCGGCGGCGGACCTGACGCCGGAGGAGACGTCGAGGTTGATGACGACCAACTTCGAGTCGTGCTTCCACCTGAGCCAGCTGTTCTACCCTCTCCTCAAGGACTCCGGAAGAGGCAGTATCGTTAATATCTCGTCCGTCGCTTCTGTCCTCGCGTTCCATTCTCTTCCTATCTACTCGGCTGCCAaag GAGCAATGAACCAAGTCACAAGGAACCTGGCTTGTGAGTGGGCGAGCGATGGGATCAGAGTCAATTCCGTTGCACCGGGCTACATCCAGACTCCACTCCTAACTGCC TTCGTGGCCGGCAACGATTTCGCACAGGTTGAGTTCAACCGTCTTCCTTTGGGCCGTCTCGGTAAACCTGAGGACATCTCGTCGTTGGTGGCGTTCCTGTGCATGCCTGCGGCCTCCTACATCACTGGCCAGATTATATGCGTCGATGGGGGCCGTATGCTTTCTTAA